ATGTCATCTTTCTAGATAATACAGAAAGACTATTGAGAGAATGGATAGAAAAAAGAAAGGAACTAGAAATTGATGTAGACTTTATATTTATAACCAAAGAAAATGGAGAATATAGGCAAATGGCACAAAGTACTATTAGAAATAGAATTAAAAAGATAGGAGGATTAATAGGATATAATAAACTTTATCCTCACACTCTTAGGAAAACATCTATAAATTTATTAAAGAACTGGAGTGATATAAACACAGCATCAGAATTTGCAAATCATAATGACACAAAAACTACTGTTGAGCATTATATAAAGGCTCGAACAGGTACAGAAAACCGGAATAAAATATTGCAAATTCGTAGAGAAAAAGGCTTAATTTAAGCCTAAAAAGTTGTAGAAATTATTCAATTTACACAAATTTCTATAAATTCTTAAAAATGAAATGTCTTGATTTTATTGAGTTTATGAAGTTTAAAAAAAATTAGCTCTTAACTTTTGGATCAACTACAACTTTATTTTAAAAGTTATAAATCCTTATTATTTCGGAACTTTCGAAATATAATAAACTTGAATTTTTGATGAAATTGAATAATTTATGCATAGTAAAAAATAGAAAAAATTAAAAATAAAATTACAAAAAGGAGAAAAGAAAATGGAAAAAATAATCTATATTTATAATAAAAATTTAGAATTAATAGGGCAGCCTTTTATAAAGGATTATGAAGAGTTTAAGGAAAATCCTATAAAATATTATCCTAGTTGGGATAACACAATGTATGCTTCTTTAGAAAAATATAACAATCCAGTTTTAGATAAAAAAATAGGAGAAATAAGAGAAAAAACTAGAGAAGAACTTATTTTATTGGATAATAAATTGGAATTACTCCAAGATGGAGAATATGTAGAAGCTGGAGAGATAATAGTTGTAGAAGCTCCAGACAGACTTATAAAAAAGATTTGGAATAAAGAAATATATATTTGGGAAGAAGGAGCTACCAGAGAAGAATTAATAGAAGAAAGAAAAAATAAAATACTAGAATATAAAAAACTAAAGGATGATAAAAAGGATTTAGAAGATAGTGGATTTTCTTCAGAAGAAGAAATTTTAATGTTAAGTGAAAAAATGGCTCTATTAGAAGCAGATATAAATAATCTAGCAGAAAAGATAAAAGGTTTATAGTTAAAATTATTAATGTAAAAAAATAATTTTTTAAGGAGGATAAAATGAAAATATCAAAATATTTTGATGAAAAGGAAACAACAGTATCAGCAATGGGAGAAAGACTGAAAATAAAGAATATTCCTAATCAAGATGAAAAGGATAATATATTATATACAGCATCCAGAATGGATTTAATAAGAGAATATCTAGGAATACCTCTTATAGTTTTAAGCTGGTTTAGGTCAGAAGAACTTAATATAGCAGTAAAAGGAAGTAAAACCTCTGCACATAGAATTGGAATGGCAGTAGATGTTTATAGTAATAAGATGACTAGCAAAGACATATATAATAAGCTTATAGGAGCACAGGCAGAAGGAGTATTGCAGTTTGATCAGTTAATTTATTATCCAAAACAAAACTTTGTGCATATTGGCTTTAAATTAAATAAGGATCAGGAAAGAAAAAAATACTGGATAAATGGATAGGGAGGAATAAAAAAATGAATAAAGAAACATTATTTTTTATAATAACAATTATTTTGATTATAATGGGTTTGTATTACTTATATAAATATAAAAAAGAAAGTTTGTGGGTAATAGCTTGTTATGTAGTAGCAAGAGCAGAGGAAGAATTTATATCAGGACAAGGAAAACAAAAACTTGAGTATGCTATAAAAGAATTTAAAAAAAGAATTCCTGAATATCTATCTTGGCTTATATCAGAAAAATTTATTATTTCTTTAATAGAAGAAGCATTAAAAACACTTCAGGAAGTTTTCAAAAAAACAAAAGAAAAACAGCTTATAATAGTTAATGAAATTCTTAAAACAGCAACTACAGGAGCTACAAAAGATATATTAAAAGTAGCTGGGGAAATGCAAAAAGATATAACTAGCAAAGGATATATAGAAGGATATTTAGAAGGAAAAACAGATTTAAGAGGCAACAATAATATAGTTGGTGGATTAAGAGCAGGAGTTAAGTTATAAAAGATGGAGGAATATATGTTTGAAGCGTTAAAAGAGTATATAAATTTAGCAAAGATAGGACTGGCTATGATATGGACAAGTTGGATAAGTATTTTTATTTTCTTAGTAGGAGGTATTGATAACTTGTTTAGGGCATTGTTGATAATGATGGCATTAGATTATATAACAGGAGTTGCAAAGGGGTATAAAGAGAAGAATATGAATTCCAA
Above is a window of Fusobacterium varium DNA encoding:
- a CDS encoding Peptidase M15, which produces MKISKYFDEKETTVSAMGERLKIKNIPNQDEKDNILYTASRMDLIREYLGIPLIVLSWFRSEELNIAVKGSKTSAHRIGMAVDVYSNKMTSKDIYNKLIGAQAEGVLQFDQLIYYPKQNFVHIGFKLNKDQERKKYWING